In Devosia litorisediminis, one genomic interval encodes:
- a CDS encoding endonuclease/exonuclease/phosphatase family protein produces the protein MLRTIALETRGAVFALGLLLTCLIALGHLDWQDPLIMILGNIRVHITALLVFIALALMVAGARIRGVLLLGGAVFVLALVYRDLAPSSRLMATAEPDLKIIAFNMLGSNTENGPSIADYLLQSHADLVLLNESGPVVPFLEALAARYPFQLGCGGEGEGKCGDVLMLSRLDLKEPRITRLTGASGHQTVIARVEIDGAPLNVIATQLLRPYFGEQQIGEFNALRRLLDGLEGKTLVAGDFNAAAWFGPFSDLLDATGIKRAAFEPGTWPVELGDLGASIDHVLVSGNAAFTAISAMPDHFGSNHRGLVAEIALTPERQ, from the coding sequence ATGCTGCGCACCATCGCATTGGAAACACGAGGCGCCGTCTTTGCGCTGGGACTCCTCTTAACCTGCCTCATCGCGCTCGGGCATCTCGACTGGCAAGACCCGCTCATCATGATCCTGGGCAATATTCGGGTGCACATCACGGCACTTCTGGTGTTCATAGCCCTGGCCCTAATGGTCGCCGGCGCACGCATTCGGGGCGTCCTACTTCTGGGGGGCGCGGTCTTTGTTCTGGCCCTTGTCTATCGCGATCTTGCGCCATCTTCGCGATTGATGGCGACGGCCGAACCCGACCTCAAGATAATTGCCTTCAATATGCTGGGCTCCAACACCGAGAACGGTCCATCCATCGCCGACTATCTGTTGCAGTCGCATGCCGACCTGGTGCTACTCAACGAGTCCGGCCCGGTCGTGCCATTTCTCGAGGCTCTTGCAGCCCGCTACCCGTTTCAACTGGGTTGCGGTGGGGAGGGCGAGGGAAAATGCGGCGATGTGCTTATGCTCTCGCGCCTAGACCTAAAGGAGCCTAGGATCACAAGGTTGACGGGTGCCTCCGGGCATCAGACCGTGATCGCCCGTGTCGAAATCGACGGCGCGCCGCTCAATGTGATCGCCACTCAGTTGTTGCGTCCCTACTTTGGCGAGCAACAGATCGGCGAGTTCAATGCGCTGAGGCGCCTTCTGGATGGGCTCGAGGGAAAAACGCTTGTTGCTGGTGACTTCAACGCTGCGGCTTGGTTCGGCCCTTTCTCCGACCTGCTCGACGCGACCGGGATCAAGCGCGCCGCTTTCGAGCCGGGAACCTGGCCGGTGGAGCTGGGCGACCTCGGCGCATCTATCGATCATGTTCTGGTCTCGGGCAATGCCGCGTTCACCGCGATCTCGGCCATGCCCGACCACTTTGGATCCAACCATAGAGGACTGGTCGCAGAGATTGCGCTCACGCCAGAACGACAATAG
- a CDS encoding tyrosine-type recombinase/integrase — translation MGVTAQLRDRLIDRCSDDLIGLRDEILVRVGFDTLCRRAELVGLRVEDLMENERGSISVLVRRAKNDQTGEGRVAPLSSRTTERVHHWLKVSRIDDGALLRPIYQNNVLRRFLDPVVVSRVLKKLMRRWEQDAELAKRVSGHSLRVGAAQQLTMDGHGAIQVMRAGGWRSMNVVARYIENVDLDLWA, via the coding sequence CTGGGTGTTACTGCCCAGCTGCGAGATCGACTGATTGATCGATGTTCCGACGATCTTATCGGGCTACGCGATGAAATCTTGGTGCGGGTCGGGTTCGACACGCTGTGCCGGCGCGCCGAATTGGTCGGGCTTCGTGTCGAGGATCTTATGGAGAACGAGCGGGGTAGTATATCGGTCCTGGTCCGTCGGGCGAAAAATGACCAAACGGGTGAGGGCAGGGTGGCGCCTTTATCCTCCAGGACAACAGAGCGCGTGCATCACTGGTTGAAGGTGAGCAGGATCGATGACGGGGCTTTGCTGCGGCCAATCTATCAAAACAATGTTCTTCGCCGATTCCTTGATCCGGTGGTGGTCTCTCGGGTGCTCAAGAAGCTGATGCGGCGCTGGGAACAGGACGCTGAATTGGCGAAAAGGGTTTCTGGCCATTCGCTGCGGGTGGGGGCAGCTCAGCAGCTGACCATGGATGGACATGGTGCTATTCAAGTCATGCGAGCAGGTGGCTGGCGCTCGATGAATGTGGTCGCCAGATACATCGAGAACGTCGACTTGGACCTTTGGGCATAG
- a CDS encoding site-specific integrase, whose product MSEWHKALERLEGAYSDHTLRGYAMDMQQFQAWCIAHDHTPLPASAETLVAYVNEERQRLLPSTLGRRLCPYSSPVATCRSQQG is encoded by the coding sequence ATGAGCGAGTGGCATAAGGCGTTGGAGCGCCTCGAGGGGGCCTATAGCGACCATACTCTTCGGGGTTATGCGATGGATATGCAGCAGTTCCAAGCCTGGTGTATTGCCCATGATCATACACCGCTTCCTGCCAGTGCGGAAACACTGGTGGCGTATGTGAACGAGGAGAGACAGCGTCTGCTGCCCTCCACCCTGGGCCGGCGGCTTTGCCCGTATTCATCGCCTGTTGCGACATGCCGATCCCAGCAAGGATGA